In Strigops habroptila isolate Jane chromosome 2, bStrHab1.2.pri, whole genome shotgun sequence, one genomic interval encodes:
- the ARL6 gene encoding ADP-ribosylation factor-like protein 6 isoform X2, protein MGLFDKLAGWLGLKKKEVHVLCLGLDNSGKTTIINKLKPSNAQTQDIVPTIGFNIEKFRTSSLSFTVFDMSGQGRYRNLWEHYYKEGQAIIFVIDSSDKLRMVVAKEELDALLNHPDIKHRRLPILFFANKMDLRDAMSSVKVSQLLSLENIRDKPWHICASDALKGEGLQEGVDWLQDQITQSDTSKEDMRDN, encoded by the exons ATGGGATTGTTTGACAAGCTAGCGGGATGGCTGGggctgaagaaaaaggaggttCATGTTTTGTGCCTTGGCTTGGACAATAGCGGCAAAACAACGATCATAAATAAGCTTAAACCTTCAAAT GCTCAAACTCAGGACATCGTTCCAACAATAGGATTCAATATAGAGAAATTCAGGACTTCGAG TTTGTCTTTCACAGTGTTTGATATGTCAGGTCAAGGGAGATACAGAAATCTATGGGAACATTACTACAA AGAAGGCCAAGCCATTATTTTTGTCATTGATAGCAGTGACAAATTAAGAATGGTTGTGGCCAAAGAAGAACTTGACGCCCTTCTGAATCATCCAG ATATAAAGCACCGTCGACTGCCTATTCTCTTCTTTGCTAACAAGATGGACCTCAGGGATGCAATGTCATCTGTGAAAGTATCTCAGTTATTGTCGTTAGAAAACATCAGAGACAAGCCCTGGCATATCTG tgcCAGTGATGCTCTTAAGGGGGAAGGATTACAAGAAGGTGTAGATTGGCTCCAAG ATCAAATTACACA ATCAGATACAAGCAAGGAAGACATGAGAGATAACTAA
- the ARL6 gene encoding ADP-ribosylation factor-like protein 6 isoform X1 yields MGLFDKLAGWLGLKKKEVHVLCLGLDNSGKTTIINKLKPSNAQTQDIVPTIGFNIEKFRTSRYLSFTVFDMSGQGRYRNLWEHYYKEGQAIIFVIDSSDKLRMVVAKEELDALLNHPDIKHRRLPILFFANKMDLRDAMSSVKVSQLLSLENIRDKPWHICASDALKGEGLQEGVDWLQDQITQSDTSKEDMRDN; encoded by the exons ATGGGATTGTTTGACAAGCTAGCGGGATGGCTGGggctgaagaaaaaggaggttCATGTTTTGTGCCTTGGCTTGGACAATAGCGGCAAAACAACGATCATAAATAAGCTTAAACCTTCAAAT GCTCAAACTCAGGACATCGTTCCAACAATAGGATTCAATATAGAGAAATTCAGGACTTCGAGGTA TTTGTCTTTCACAGTGTTTGATATGTCAGGTCAAGGGAGATACAGAAATCTATGGGAACATTACTACAA AGAAGGCCAAGCCATTATTTTTGTCATTGATAGCAGTGACAAATTAAGAATGGTTGTGGCCAAAGAAGAACTTGACGCCCTTCTGAATCATCCAG ATATAAAGCACCGTCGACTGCCTATTCTCTTCTTTGCTAACAAGATGGACCTCAGGGATGCAATGTCATCTGTGAAAGTATCTCAGTTATTGTCGTTAGAAAACATCAGAGACAAGCCCTGGCATATCTG tgcCAGTGATGCTCTTAAGGGGGAAGGATTACAAGAAGGTGTAGATTGGCTCCAAG ATCAAATTACACA ATCAGATACAAGCAAGGAAGACATGAGAGATAACTAA
- the ARL6 gene encoding ADP-ribosylation factor-like protein 6 isoform X4, whose translation MGLFDKLAGWLGLKKKEVHVLCLGLDNSGKTTIINKLKPSNAQTQDIVPTIGFNIEKFRTSSLSFTVFDMSGQGRYRNLWEHYYKEGQAIIFVIDSSDKLRMVVAKEELDALLNHPDIKHRRLPILFFANKMDLRDAMSSVKVSQLLSLENIRDKPWHICASDALKGEGLQEGVDWLQDQIQARKT comes from the exons ATGGGATTGTTTGACAAGCTAGCGGGATGGCTGGggctgaagaaaaaggaggttCATGTTTTGTGCCTTGGCTTGGACAATAGCGGCAAAACAACGATCATAAATAAGCTTAAACCTTCAAAT GCTCAAACTCAGGACATCGTTCCAACAATAGGATTCAATATAGAGAAATTCAGGACTTCGAG TTTGTCTTTCACAGTGTTTGATATGTCAGGTCAAGGGAGATACAGAAATCTATGGGAACATTACTACAA AGAAGGCCAAGCCATTATTTTTGTCATTGATAGCAGTGACAAATTAAGAATGGTTGTGGCCAAAGAAGAACTTGACGCCCTTCTGAATCATCCAG ATATAAAGCACCGTCGACTGCCTATTCTCTTCTTTGCTAACAAGATGGACCTCAGGGATGCAATGTCATCTGTGAAAGTATCTCAGTTATTGTCGTTAGAAAACATCAGAGACAAGCCCTGGCATATCTG tgcCAGTGATGCTCTTAAGGGGGAAGGATTACAAGAAGGTGTAGATTGGCTCCAAG ATCAGATACAAGCAAGGAAGACATGA
- the ARL6 gene encoding ADP-ribosylation factor-like protein 6 isoform X3 — MGLFDKLAGWLGLKKKEVHVLCLGLDNSGKTTIINKLKPSNAQTQDIVPTIGFNIEKFRTSRYLSFTVFDMSGQGRYRNLWEHYYKEGQAIIFVIDSSDKLRMVVAKEELDALLNHPDIKHRRLPILFFANKMDLRDAMSSVKVSQLLSLENIRDKPWHICASDALKGEGLQEGVDWLQDQIQARKT, encoded by the exons ATGGGATTGTTTGACAAGCTAGCGGGATGGCTGGggctgaagaaaaaggaggttCATGTTTTGTGCCTTGGCTTGGACAATAGCGGCAAAACAACGATCATAAATAAGCTTAAACCTTCAAAT GCTCAAACTCAGGACATCGTTCCAACAATAGGATTCAATATAGAGAAATTCAGGACTTCGAGGTA TTTGTCTTTCACAGTGTTTGATATGTCAGGTCAAGGGAGATACAGAAATCTATGGGAACATTACTACAA AGAAGGCCAAGCCATTATTTTTGTCATTGATAGCAGTGACAAATTAAGAATGGTTGTGGCCAAAGAAGAACTTGACGCCCTTCTGAATCATCCAG ATATAAAGCACCGTCGACTGCCTATTCTCTTCTTTGCTAACAAGATGGACCTCAGGGATGCAATGTCATCTGTGAAAGTATCTCAGTTATTGTCGTTAGAAAACATCAGAGACAAGCCCTGGCATATCTG tgcCAGTGATGCTCTTAAGGGGGAAGGATTACAAGAAGGTGTAGATTGGCTCCAAG ATCAGATACAAGCAAGGAAGACATGA